One region of Drosophila teissieri strain GT53w chromosome 2L, Prin_Dtei_1.1, whole genome shotgun sequence genomic DNA includes:
- the LOC122626100 gene encoding E3 ubiquitin-protein ligase NRDP1 has protein sequence MGFDLNCIVGHVDEELICPICTDVLEEPVQSAECEHAFCRACIDKWMLQKQICPVDRSVLLTSHLVPVSRLMRNMLGRLKIKCTFAQSGCAQLVALEDFRTHVAACEHNPKSVVECSKGCGMKVPRDEMSRHNCVFELRERVEQLVKEASDLKQKQEDLETQNANQRRELELFQYYIAALRSTNPVLRNIGDQLDRYSLMQWGNGLRLATVHTWGSLISTPDTPMHLMVRDVLRASGCPMHMLNMMVDRCHEDRWPEGLMTLDDRRENQHRMTEYVARLVPGLVTGKPCVVVLAGDNGHMPENLRPSLGLVMIFVDGVDEMMHEALPDIDFV, from the exons ATGGGCTTTGATCTCAACTGCATTGTGGGCCACGTTGACGAGGAGCTAATCTGTCCCATTTGCACAGATGTCCTGGAGGAGCCGGTCCAATCCGCGGAGTGCGAACACGCCTTCTGTCGCGCCTGCATCGATAAGTGGATGCTCCAGAAGCAGATTTGCCCGGTGGACCGCTCCGTCCTACTGACCTCGCACTTGGTGCCCGTTTCGCGCCTCATGCGCAACATGCTCGGCAGGCTGAAGATCAAGTGCACCTTCGCGCAAAGCGGATGTGCCCAATTGGTGGCCCTCGAGGATTTCCGGACCCATGTGGCCGCCTGCGAGCATAACCCCAAGTCGGTTGTCGAGTGCAGCAAGGGATGCGGAATGAAG GTTCCCAGGGACGAGATGTCGCGCCACAACTGTGTGTTCGAGCTGCGCGAGCGGGTGGAGCAACTGGTGAAGGAGGCTTCCGATCTGAAGCAGAAGCAAGAAGACCTGGAGACGCAGAACGCCAACCAGCGCCGGGAGCTGGAGCTGTTCCAGTACTACATCGCAGCGCTGCGATCCACCAATCCCGTGCTGCGCAACATTGGCGACCAGCTGGACCGCTATTCGCTGATGCAGTGGGGCAATGGCCTGCGCCTGGCCACTGTCCACACGTGGGGCAGTCTGATCTCCACGCCGGACACGCCCATGCACCTCATGGTGCGCGACGTCCTGCGCGCCAGCGGCTGTCCGATGCACATGCTCAACATGATGGTGGACCGCTGCCACGAGGACCGCTGGCCCGAGGGCCTGATGACCCTGGACGATCGCCGCGAGAACCAACATCGCATGACCGAGTATGTCGCCCGATTGGTGCCCGGTCTGGTCACCGGGAAGCCGTGTGTGGTTGTGCTGGCCGGCGACAACGGCCACATGCCGGAGAATCTGCGCCCCAGCCTCGGACTGGTCATGATCTTCGTCGACGGTGTGGATGAGATGATGCATGAAGCGCTGCCGGACATCGACTTTGTCTAA
- the LOC122626780 gene encoding protein nemuri, which translates to MSAKYTLIFALAALCCLVVSTESAAQRSRVLSSRRGSELVEKTSDNQEEFELAAQEHELQRQEQEEHNDKLEGRSDDLAAGTDNKQDKETATNKKDTIVKPNKDDARARRIVRAGRRRGGRRGGRRAGRRSVRRGGRRGGRRRGGRRGRAGARRRTSIKRRSGKGNKA; encoded by the coding sequence ATGTCAGCCAAATACACCCTGATCTTTGCCCTGGCGGCTCTCTGCTGCCTGGTGGTCTCCACCGAGTCGGCGGCTCAGCGCAGCCGAGTGCTCAGCTCTCGCCGTGGCTCCGAGCTGGTCGAGAAGACCTCGGACAACCAGGAGGAGTTCGAACTGGCCGCCCAGGAGCACGAGCTGCAgcgccaggagcaggaggagcacaACGACAAGCTGGAGGGACGCAGTGATGATCTTGCCGCGGGCACCGACAACAAACAGGACAAGGAGACCGCCACCAACAAGAAGGACACCATCGTGAAGCCCAACAAGGATGATGCCCGTGCCCGCCGCATCGTTCGTGCCGGTCGTCGTCGTGGTGGACGCCGAGGTGGTCGTCGTGCTGGCCGCCGATCCGTGCGCCGTGGAGGACGACGAGGTGGACGCAGGCGCGGTGGACGACGTGGTCGTGCCGGTGCTCGCCGCCGCACCTCCATCAAGAGGCGTTCCGGCAAGGGCAACAAGGCCTAA
- the LOC122612449 gene encoding glycerol-3-phosphate dehydrogenase, mitochondrial isoform X1, whose product MAMSRLGAILAQSAVHLGEQRHLLSQAFLFTYQGSRVKVRRNHCCGMKVVPSRAEHLSALKGEEFDVLVIGGGAVGCGCAVDAACRGLKTALIEAEDFASGSSSRTSKLIDGSGSYLGTALREKDVEQLYIMLQMMSERVTMLKNAPHLNRIQPMIIPIYSFFQMPCTWLGLKVYDWISAASNIRGSHVISREATMYEFPLLKTDGLRGGVVYYDTQVDDARMCVALVMTAVALGANVCNHMEVTEIMPQEGCCRVVSVKDKISCEKFYIQSKAVINATGSSTDAIRQMDKEGTPPILLPTLGTQVSLPRYFGSGHYGLLSPALKNDDLTVYMVPFENHMVLGVREVELDEVSGRGSPTPDPDDVDCLLEAAKRRMDPCVELGRCHVLSAWTAIKASVSCPTDKENEDDKRGSPLNSFMIELSADGLITLAGGRWSSYRVMAADAVDLAIKSCGLCDDHVTSSWTQDLKLDGAESWCCMLPLEFLQDYGVPMDVAQHISDSYGYNGHALFSQAPDLKKRLHPSFPYIEAEIQYAMRNEYACTLVDIIARRLRIAFMDAAATLHMLPRILKIMAAEKGWEEEQQQKQMLAAQEFLVRQMGLGSIVQPRSTSKSKPKKKASSEGCCCRAAVRKGARSYSMEITTKGMSSPL is encoded by the exons ATGGCAATGTCCAGGTTGGGTGCCATCCTCGCACAAAGTGCTGTCCACCTTGGCGAGCAGCGTCACCTTCTCAGCCAGGCCTTCTTATTCACCTATCAGGGGAGCAGGGTCAAAGTTCGCCGAAACCACTGTTGCGGAATGAAGGTGGTTCCATCCCGCGCGGAGCACTTAAGTGCACTAAAGGGCGAGGAGTTCGACGTACTGGTCATCGGAGGAGGAGCCGTGGGCTGTGGTTGTGCTGTCGACGCAGCGTGTCGTGGTCTTAAAACGGCATTGATTGAGGCAGAGGATTTCGCAAGCGGCTCCAGTTCGCGGACCAGTAAGCTGATCGATGGCAGTGGTTCATATTTGGGCACTGCCCTCCGGGAGAAGGACGTCGAGCAGCTGTACATCATGCTGCAAATGATGAGTGAGCGGGTGACCATGCTGAAGAACGCTCCACACCTGAACCGCATCCAGCCAATGATCATACCCATCTACAGTTTCTTTCAGATGCCCTGCACCTGGCTGGGATTGAAG GTTTACGACTGGATATCTGCTGCCTCGAATATCCGCGGATCGCACGTCATCTCCAGGGAGGCCACCATGTATGAGTTTCCGCTCCTGAAGACCGATGGCCTTCGCGGTGGTGTCGTCTACTATGATACTCAGGTGGACGATGCCCGGATGTGTGTCGCCTTGGTGATGACCGCGGTGGCCCTGGGTGCCAATGTGTGCAACCACATGGAGGTGACGGAGATCATGCCACAGGAGGGCTGCTGCCGAGTTGTGAGCGTTAAGGACAAGATCTCCTGCGAGAAGTTCTACATCCAGTCCAAGGCGGTGATCAATGCCACGGGCTCCAGCACAGATGCCATCCGGCAGATGGACAAGGAGGGAACCCCCCCGATTCTGTTGCCCACTCTGGGAACCCAAGTCTCCCTGCCACGCTACTTTGGTTCCGGACACTACGGCTTGTTGAGTCCGGCTCTGAAAAATGACGACCTCACTGTATATATGGTGCCGTTTGAGAACCACATGGTTCTGGGCGTTCGCGAAGTGGAGCTGGACGAAGTGTCCGGCCGTGGAAGTCCCACTCCCGATCCAGATGACGTGGACTGTCTGCTCGAAGCAGCCAAGAGGAGGATGGATCCCTGCGTGGAGCTGGGACGCTGCCACGTCCTTAGCGCCTGGACGGCCATCAAGGCCAGTGTGAGCTGTCCTACCGAcaaggagaacgaggatgACAAGCGTGGATCACCGCTCAACAGCTTTATGATCGAGCTTAGTGCCGACGGTCTCATCACGCTGGCCGGCGGACGCTGGAGCAGTTACCGCGTGATGGCAGCCGATGCCGTGGATTTGGCGATTAAATCTTGTGGACTGTGCGACGATCACGTGACCTCCAGTTGGACGCAGGACTTAAAGTTAGACGGAGCCGAATCATGGTGCTGCATGCTGCCGCTGGAGTTCCTGCAGGACTACGGTGTGCCCATGGACGTGGCGCAGCATATATCCGACTCCTATGGGTACAATGGACATGCATTGTTCTCCCAGGCTCCCGATCTGAAGAAGCGTCTTCACCCGAGCTTCCCGTATATAGAGGCAGAGATTCAGTATGCCATGCGCAATGAGTACGCCTGCACCCTCGTGGACATCATCGCACGACGACTGCGCATAGCCTTCATGGACGCGGCCGCCACGCTGCACATGCTGCCCAGGATTCTGAAGATCATGGCCGCGGAGAAGGGTTGGGAGgaggaacagcagcagaagcagatgCTGGCGGCCCAGGAGTTTCTGGTGCGCCAGATGGGCCTAGGATCCATAGTCCAACCCAGGAGCACCAGCAAGAGCAAGCCGAAGAAGAAAGCCTCCTCGGAGGGATGTTGCTGCCGGGCGGCAGTTCGCAAGGGGGCCAGGAGCTACTCCATGGAAATAACAACCAAGGGTATGTCTAGCCCCTTATGA
- the LOC122612449 gene encoding glycerol-3-phosphate dehydrogenase, mitochondrial isoform X2 gives MAMSRLGAILAQSAVHLGEQRHLLSQAFLFTYQGSRVKVRRNHCCGMKVVPSRAEHLSALKGEEFDVLVIGGGAVGCGCAVDAACRGLKTALIEAEDFASGSSSRTSKLIDGSGSYLGTALREKDVEQLYIMLQMMSERVTMLKNAPHLNRIQPMIIPIYSFFQMPCTWLGLKPRISADRTSSPGRPPCMSFRS, from the exons ATGGCAATGTCCAGGTTGGGTGCCATCCTCGCACAAAGTGCTGTCCACCTTGGCGAGCAGCGTCACCTTCTCAGCCAGGCCTTCTTATTCACCTATCAGGGGAGCAGGGTCAAAGTTCGCCGAAACCACTGTTGCGGAATGAAGGTGGTTCCATCCCGCGCGGAGCACTTAAGTGCACTAAAGGGCGAGGAGTTCGACGTACTGGTCATCGGAGGAGGAGCCGTGGGCTGTGGTTGTGCTGTCGACGCAGCGTGTCGTGGTCTTAAAACGGCATTGATTGAGGCAGAGGATTTCGCAAGCGGCTCCAGTTCGCGGACCAGTAAGCTGATCGATGGCAGTGGTTCATATTTGGGCACTGCCCTCCGGGAGAAGGACGTCGAGCAGCTGTACATCATGCTGCAAATGATGAGTGAGCGGGTGACCATGCTGAAGAACGCTCCACACCTGAACCGCATCCAGCCAATGATCATACCCATCTACAGTTTCTTTCAGATGCCCTGCACCTGGCTGGGATTGAA GCCTCGAATATCCGCGGATCGCACGTCATCTCCAGGGAGGCCACCATGTATGAGTTTCCGCTCCTGA